The DNA window GACTCCCAAGGTGCATTAAGTTTACTTAATTTACCCAAGGTCATAAAGGGTTAGAGTGGTAAAGGGATGGGTGCATTTCTTTATTTTGGCGtagaacataattttttttgggggggtgtacAAGAAAGGATATTATtccaaatgaaataagccagtcatagaaagacaaatactgtgtgattccacttacatAAAGTATCTGGAGTAGTCAAACAAAGAAACAaggaataaaattattaaaatgattGTTGCCAGGGAGTGGGGAGTAGAGTAACTGGAGAGTTCCTGCTTAATGGGTGTAAAGTTTTAGTTATATTAGATGAACACGTTCTAGAGGTGTGTCTATAACATACAAAGCAACTAACTATATGATATTGTGTAATTTAATATTTGTTGAGAGTAGATCTCATAGCAGTTGTTcttaacacacacatgcacacacacagtacatgattcttttcctcctttatattttgaaaaatttcaaaGCTGCAGAGAACTTGAAAAAATAGTGCAGTGAACACCCATGTGCTTACTCTTTTTTGATTCAACTGCCAACATTTGTCACATTttcttcgtgtgtgtgtgtgtgtgtgtttgaaaggAGGGGGAGATCATTTGAAAGTAGTAGAATCTAAAACTTCAAACtttttcttcaaaaataataagatcaatGCTATACAGGAATCATTTAGTTTAAATTAAGATACTTACCAATACAGGACTTCACACTTAAAAGAgaatccaacaacaacaacaaaaaatggaacAGTTGAAATTTTGTAGGACagtgcatttattttaaatatctaaGAACTAGCTAGAGACATGATACTTTATATATTGAGTCTCCCTTTTATTTCtcaaatttttattggtgcattatagttgtacataatgttgggatttgttacatatttgtaggtGCACACAATAACTAGTCTTTTAATTTCCAAGACAACAGTATGACGTAGGCAATATTATCATTTTCACAGCTAACTCAAATAACTAAAGAGATAACGTTCCCAGGATCACTCAACCCACGTACACCAAGCCCAATACAAACCCAGGCTGTGTGGTTCTAGAGTGTAACTCTTTCCGCTTTGTGCCTAGACAAATACTTGGTGGCGGGGGTGGGGAGGGTCTCCGGATTTAGGAATTTTTGCTACCCTTCTACGTGCAAGTCATATTTAATAGGAAATACTGGCTTGGATACTAACAacgattctcagttttgtctggtgTAGCGCGCTTGGGCGCGCTTGTGTTTTTAAATCCATAACCTAAATCCAGAGAGAAACCAGCTACCTGAGAACTCAAGGGAGGCGGGATATGTTGCCTAAGGCCGGCGGCCCAGTGCATCCTGGGAGTTGTAGTCCCAGGTGTCCAGGGCAAGCCTGCGCCGGGCTGCGGGAGAACCTGCCTGCATTCCCAGAAGCCTCCGGGGCTGCTTCTTCCCTGGGAACGCACTTCCGGGGACGCGGAGAGGGAGACGTTCCAAGAGGCTCCTCAGTGTGGGCGAGTGAAATGCCCTGGCTGTGAGGAACAGGTAGGTGTGGTCAAGAATGTTCCAATTTCAGAGTCTTTTGCATAAGTAGTTGGGGGTTTTATGTAAAACAACTAAGTCGGAGGAAATCAGGGACATTGGAAAACGTTGTCCACACTTTTGGAGGTGAAAATCGAATGAGGTATTTGATACAGCTTTAAAACATTGTTTTGTACGGAGGAGTATGGAAATATTGCTGCTGGAGAAGCTGAGGGCTCGGAGCTAGACTGGCTGGGGTGTGCGGTGCGGAGCTGCAAGTTGCTATTTTTGAAAAACCAGCTGATGCTGGTTGTGTAATCATGACCTGCTCGCGGTTCAAACCCACTCAGTGTTGCAGGGATGGGCTTGCTCTGAGAACGTCCACAGTCATCACAGTTGCGGTCTCTTTCCATTGGCTCCAACTAGGAGGATTACTCACCCCCACCCCGCTTTTTCCTTTCGGCCAGCTCTGGGCTTCCTAATGACACAACTCAGGGGAACGACAAGGGAGGCAGATTGCCCCGGGagcttgatttgcatttctccaaagcTCTGGTACTGTGTTTGGTCATTGAAGGGACCAGGCATCACGTTAGAGAATGACCAAATATGGTGTACTCGCTTAAAGTGATTGTGCAGTGATCCAGTTGTGTGTTATAATAAAACGATTTCCTCTGACTTTGGAGTAAGCAGTTATGTTTGTTAACAACTCATCTATAGATGGGGGCAGGGGACACTTGATTGAAATCAGTGCCTTAAGGCTCCTGAAACACCTTAAGTTTTCATTCTTATCCTGCCTGTTTGAGATAAATAGTATTCAAGAAGACATTGCTGATTGTTTAAGTAGATATATGGAAATATCCTAAAATGGCAAATTGAACCACCAGTGGAACTATAAACTAAAAGGGGTAGAAGCATTCTAGTTGCAAATTGCAAATTTTAGGATGTACAATGCAGATCAGCTTTACCTAGTTTTGTTGTGGTAtccttttaaaacatattttaaaacaatgtATTTCTTTTGCTTCTAATACAACTACAGAGTATTTCCTCATCCTCTTTTCACCGTAGTCATATGAGAAGGATGTAAAATTGTATTAAACATTGATCATATGTTTCCAAGGCACTAAAGTGATTGGTATCCTTCCTAAATTATTTGAGAGTTATTTCTTTATCAAACAATTTATGAATTTAAGAATAgtctgaccttttttttttttttttggtccttttAAAccagtgctgaagattgaacccagggcattgcatATACTGTAtaggcattctaccactaagctacattcccaatccTAAACTGCCTTTTTGGTTTAACATTTCATTCATTTTGGGTGATTGctaattatttttctaatttcataTGAATTCAAATTGAGTTTTTAGGAAAGTTTTATATTTACTTGGCATTTTTCCTGTTCCTAGGCCCAAATCATCTCTACTGTGTGTTCAGATGTACATGGGTTTCTTCTAAGTTGACCAAAGCTGTTTTAGAACTTCAGGTACCTCAAAGAGTAAGTACATCCTTTGGTTATATCTTATTTCCCTTCCTCCTACTCAGTTAATAATAATGCTTTTGTTTCCCCTCTTCTTCAACCAAATAAAGGCATAGGACACCTTGTGAGTGCAAAGATTGATGACTTATTGTTTCTAAGAAAACCCAAATTACAGGTAGAAAGGACTGCCAGTGTTCCCATAAAGAATTGATTTAGCTGCCATGAGACATGTGTCTTTTATAGCTAGCTGTTCCTCAGAATTGTCCTTGAAAAAATTACGATGAGTTTGTGAATTCCTAAAGCTCTTAGCCACTATTTTTGCTCCAGTCTTCTTTGAACTCTGTTCAAAATCACAGAAAAGATAACctttgaaaatgtttttattcAGAATTATATCTTTGATTGCACTTAATTGTGTATCAGATTTTATCCATCTACTTCTCTGAAAATCACTGTGGAACAGATAGTCAAAAGACAAATGTGAAGTGGTTGTTTTGAAACAGTATATTTTATTTGGTCAGTAACTACTCCAAAGAGAATGTGTTGTCATTATTGTTAGATCACTGTACTCATCTGTGGTTGTTTGCTGAGAATCCAGATTAAAAGCATATTCTTTCCTTAAAAAGTAAATAACCTACTACTAATTATTACAGCCTTAAATTTCTGACTGTTTTGGTTTTCAAAGTGTTTTACTGTTCACCAATTCACAACTACCTTATGGGACATTTTACTGATTAGAAATTTCAAGTTCAGAGGACATAGGTAACTTGCTCAGTTTGTAAATGACAGGTTAGGACTGGTATTGGAGTCTTTGGTCTCCTAGATGACAATACCATCCTACCTCCCAGATAGAAACAATAAACTCACATGTCTGTATACAAGACTCAATTCAAAACTGTCACCCATGGCATGAGAGCTCATCAGTTTTGCTAAAGCAGAGGCACAGTCAAGAAACAGCTTGGAAGCTTCAGagcacaggatggaatgaattgtTCCCAATAAAGTGAGTGCAACTGCCAGTAAAGTAAATTTGTAACTTTTTTAGTATCCAGGCTATGGATCCTCTGTTTGCTCTCACTCATTCAATAAATAAGAGAATGCTTTCTATGTGCTAATGTTTAACCTAATAAAACAGAAGTATCTCTGCCCTGAAATTCATAATATGGTGGGAAAAAGAATACCCAAATAAGGGGAAGGAATGGGAGCGTTTAGGGTAATGTTAGCTAAGCAAAGAATACGATGGATGGGATAATAAAGTTCCAGGAAGAGTAGCATGTGGGAAAGTCTGTAACCAAATTAGAAAGTGGAAAATTTGGgaagttaaaaagaaaagcaaTGTGGCTATAAAGACTAGAGTATAGGTAGGAGAGCAGTTCATAAAGAAGCTTGAAAATTCAGGCAGCAATTAGATGGTTTAAATTGTGGGTAAGTTTTAAAACTTTGGAGACTGTTCTGCTGGAAATGGGAAGCTATTGAATGTGAAGAAATGGAATaacatcagttttatttttgaaaacaatTACATAATTAATTCTCTTAATACACAAACAAGTAGAGATCTTTTTACTCTCTCAAGTATGAATATATTCTAATCTGGAAGTCAGTATTATCTTTCAGTTTTAATACACTAAACATATTCCTTCCCCAGCTATTAGGTGTTATCCCTCTTGAGGGATATAGGACTTATCAAATCATATGTATGTGGAATTAATAATTGGGCATAAAAAGTAAATTACCTAAGGAAGTTATAAGGAGCTAGACATTAATTTCAGCACAAGGGTTTAGTTTACGAATTGATGTTAATAGTATTCTCCTTCTAGAAAAAAATACCATAGTTAGTCTTTGTTGATTCTCTATAAATAAAACTTTCTGTTAGTTCCAAAACCTGAATTAAGAATGCTTCCTCAACAGCAGGTTCAGAGGACTAATGTAATACTTTTATTGATTTGTTGTAGGATCTAGTTAAACACATTttaatactaaaataaatattggcCTATGTCAGTTCCTTCATGTTGTTTGACAGTCTGTAGGCTGGGAATTACAGGAATGAATTTATAATAATAGTTATTTATCCTGATCTTGTTTCTCATTGCTTTTGGATTGCAGTTTATAGACAAATCTCAATTACATTCTCTGCCTCTGGAAGGAAGAAGGAATTGTGACTAGGTTAGAACTTTAAGTGGGTTATTTTGAAGCTTTGAAAGAAACAGAGGGAACCTTTTTCTTATGTGTTCACCACTTTGATCAAATCTTTATCTTCCTTCATTCTCAATCTTTCTGTAACCCTGGATGGTAAATTTTTAGGAACATATATCTTATTACTTCACTTAGTACCTATAATAATCACTTAACGTATAGTATTCTTAAAATTGATTCACATCAGCATTTAACGTAGCATTAAACAACATAATCTTTTTGACTGTTAACACATTAGATGCAAGGTCCAACTCTGAGTGGTCTCAGTGTTCTTCCAGGACCTAAAAGAGTTTTGTATATGCAAAatactcagcacaacataaatacTCATTGAATGAATGATTGCTTACTCATAGCTGTTTTCTTGTTTAGTTGTACATTACCTGTGGCCCACCTTTGTGAGTTATTATGGTTTGGTACAGGGCCCAgtattcatttattcaaatatTCCTAGAAATACTTATATGCCAGGCATTGTACAAACTGCTCACAATATATGGGGGAGACAGATGAATGAACAAAAATCAACAGGAGGCTGAATTCTGGAGTGTGACATTATTATTATCTTCCCGATGTAAACATTCTCAAATCTGCACTGGTGTTTTCAAGGCTGGAAAGGTTTTGCTTGCTAAAATTAAACAAGACAGTTTTCTTCCAGTTTGCATGAAGAAGTAATTCCTTTGTCTTTTCATCCATAAAACTTTCTTAAACAGTTGCAACTTCTGATAATACTGGCAGGTAACATAATAAATAAGTAGCAACTTAATATCCGtacaagaacttagaactaaccaTTTTTAATTTGAGATCATTTGCTTAAACTCTGCTTTTATTTGTATACttgtatatacaaatatacatatacttcaaacatacatatgtacatataggcATATAAGTTTTATTAAAATTACTACTAATTCATAGGTTGGATTAAATAGGTAGCTAATGTTTTCTAAAGAACATTGTGTCCTCCCACTGGAACATAACAATCATATTCTAATCCAGTTTGTTAGCAGTTTGGTCATAGTTGTCTTTTCGACCCTGATCTCCTGGGAATGCTACTCCATCATCTCAATAGATCATATTTGATCCTTCAAAAGACAATGAATTTTGTAAACACCCATACTGTaccagaaataaaaattattctcaACCTTTATTCCTTCATTGTGCTCTGATCTATAAAAGTAAATGTGCTACCTTATTAAAGTAGTTTGAATAAAATGCTAGCTTATAGTTTATTATATACAGAAAACAGATTTTTAATTTGGGTCGAAAAAGGCAAAGTAAGTTTTTCTTACAATAGCAGAAATAGAGACAGGTTGTCATTACTTCAAAGATCTTTGCATTCATCTTGTATGAACAGTAATAGTATAATGACCAATAAGTGCTGTAGAGTTCTCTGAGAGCACTTGGGTCTTGTTGAATCATCCTGGAAGTAGTTGAGCAGGATAATTTTAGAGACCCTTGTTCTTGGCTTTTCATTTGACTAACTCATTGAAGATGAGTCCATTTACTTTTAATAATTCCCCAGTGTACTCAATATGTAGAAATGAGATGAGCTTGCTTTTTCTTATTtaacattcattcaacaaatgttcTTTGAACTTCTTCAGATTGCAAGCACTGAGCTGATCTCCAAATGTTAAGAAATAAACATTTGCATAGCACATTGCCCCAGACATGTTTTAAGTACTTGACATTATATTATCTCTTTGAACAACCATGTGAGGTAGGCACTATTATCTTCTTCGTCAATTTACAGATGGATATGAGGCACAGGAGAGTTCTGGAGCTGGCCCAAGGTTAATTGGCTAGTAAGTGTGAGGCGATGGGGATGAGAACCAAGCATTCTGTTTCAGAGGCAGCTCCCACCCACTCTGCTGTCCTATATTGCTTTTTTCCTCATGCCTTTGCCTTTTATGAGCTGCTTTCATCTTTGCTTTATGCTGGTCTCCTTTTATACTATCATGAGCATTTGAGACTCAATTTGTAGTGTTTGCAGTTAATTGATAACTAATGAGTGTTCTAACCCTTATTATATGTTTGAGTGCCTGATACCTAAAAATGGTTGATATTTGTGTATTGAATGCATGATTATTGACAACCAGGAGAATTTTAGGTGTGATGTTAAGATAATTTGACATTATTTTTGTTCTTCCTCTGAGTAACAGTGAAGAAAAATATTGATGACTAAATATTTTATAGTATATAGTCAATGGAAACCAATCATATGTGTTTGCACCTGAACTCTGAGGTCACACACATGTTACATATATGCATTTATACATTTATATTGTATAGAGAACAAACAAAGGAATTTCCCTTTTAGCATCAACATTTCCTCAATAGATGTGTTACTAATTGGTACCACCTTTCCTGCTGTAATCTGCTTTTCTCCCCTCATGCTTTGTCTTCTTGTGTGTCACCCCCTAGTCTGATTGAAAGTACTGCACAAGCCTGCCTGCCATGGGCTGTCGAGATGTCCACGCAGCCACAGTCCTCTCCTTTCTATGTGGGATCGCCTCAGTAGCAGGCCTCTTTGCAGGGACTCTGCTTCCCAACTGGAGAAAATTACGACTGATTACATTCAACAGAAATGAGAAGAACCTGACTGTTTACACAGGCCTGTGGGTGAAATGTGCCCGGTACGACGGAAGCAGTGACTGCCTGATGTACGACCCTACTTGGTACTCATCAGTTGACCAGTTGGACTTGCGTGTCCTCCAGTTTGCCCTGCCCCTCAGCATCCTGATCGCAATGGGTGCCTTGCTGCTCTGCCTGATTGGAATGTGTAATACAGCCTTTAGGTCCTCTGTGCCTAACATCAAACTGGCCAAGTGTCTGGTCAATAGTGCAGGCTGCCACCTGGTAGCTGGGCTGCTGTTTTTTATGGCAGGTAATGTGAGCCTCTCTCCATCCATCTGGGTCATCTTTTATAACATCCATCTGAACAAGAAGTTTGAGCCAGTCTTTACATTTGACTATGCGGTATATGTCACCATCGCTAGTGCTGGAGGTCTTTTTATGACTTCCCTTCTACTGTTCATTTGGTATTGCGCATGCAAATCTTTGCCTTCTCCTTTCTGGCAGCCATTGTACTCCCATCCTCCCAGTATGCACACTTACTCGCAGCCCTATTCAGCTCGATCCCGCCTCTCTGCCATTGAAATTGACATTCCAGTAGTTTCACACACTACCTAATGGGGATATAggtaattgtttaaaaaaataaacttgttGTAGCCTCACATTCTACCCATGTAAAGAGCTATATACATTTTCCTGTGTTCCTAACCAGTCAATGAAGCCAAATTTGTGTGTCCTGCTAGAATGAAGTGCTGCTAGTTTTTATGAGGAGTAAATTACATTATTTTAAGTGAGAAACATTCCTTTTATCTTGCTTCTTATACTGGAAGGGTTTTTAACCTCCTTGTTGATATCTGACTAATAATTTAAGTGGAAAGGACTTGTGTCACAACTGAGGTGATTTAGAACAACATGGTAAAGATGATGACTAAGAGAAGCTGTTTTATACAATCTTTCTGAGTATTTCAGATTGTATGGTGTCCTTTTTCTATCATACCTTAAACTGGAAAAAGAAAGGcaatttcaaatataagaaatttccTTCAAACAGGGTAATATTTTGACAGCAGTCAATAATTTATCAGTTTAAGGCTTTAACTTTTCTTTGGGGGCTAATTGTACTGAATAGTCTTGTTGTGATAAAGattattttcttttgtgaattccttatcttctacctcaTACCAGTGTTTGAAAGCAAAATGGATTTTAAGTGATTTCATAGTAAAACTAATGTTTTAAATATCTATTAGTTACAGATAACAtttaacaatttttaaagttaatgattcCATAAATTGCTGAAGTTAAAATGTGACATGTGACAGGTTGGTGCTTTCtctgaggcaaaaaaaaaaaaaacacccttttTTCCACATACCATCCATCAAGCAGTACTCATTACCACATATAATCAGTCtccaaagggaaagaaaaattaaaaggttGTTCAAACCCAGTGATTTGTTCTCTTGAAGACAAAAATGGTAGGGGGCATGAGTCTGTTCTTCAGCACAACATTAGAGATTCACTCACTGATTGCTGTTTGAGTAATGGGGTGAAGTAAGGGATGGCTTTTCTATGACCACATTCACCCTTGATTCATTTCCTGCCCCCATCAATGATTATTTCCTTGAGCGTATATCTCTGCCTAACACTTTAGTAGGTGCCTTAGAAGATACATGAAAATAGGAGATCTGGTCCCAtccatgaagaaattttaatctaATAGAAAAGATCAAACTGTTACCTGACAATTTGGGAACAGTCTGACTTCTTTAGCAGGTGGCCTTAACTTCTCAGTCATTGATCcaggaatatatatatttcacccaGAGATGAGACTTCCTGACAAACAAGTTGTACACTACCAGCAAGTCCCAAACTCTGGAAATTtgctttatttcaattcattgaatACTTTGGGCACCTACCTTAGCCTACATGCTGTAATAACACTGTATCAAATTCTTGAGAATGGGCAAAAGTTGTAGAGAACTTTAAGTTGTACCTTTCCACCTCTGAAAGTATGATGATGTATTAAGGAGGGACATGTTTTAAAAATCTCCTCTGATGTGGTATCAATTAGATGAAACCATGTTAACACTAAGATAACACTTAGAAATTCAGGGATATTGGGTTTTTAGCCCTATGAACTTGAGCTGCTTATTTAGTTGGTGTTATTTGCTACATATTAGCATTATGTTTGCAAGGATTTTATTAACTATTAAAGATTTTACAAACAGCTAGTTATATGGTAAACAGATTATTATGCCTCTTTTACAAATCAGAGAGTATGGTTCTGATATTTCtagagatatatatatagagagagagacagaatttttttcCTAATTCAAATACTACTTTATGTACATAGAAATAAATCCATTTGTGTAATTTTTAAATGGCATCAGTAGAAAGCATGCAAGGCTTTGGTTTTTAAATTGTGGCTTCTGATTTATCTCAGTTCTCATTCTTTTCATTCTTCTCAGATGTAGCTGATCTTGATCATTCCAAGAACAATGGTAGGTGGAATTTTGAGATTAATATTAATTTTCCCTCTTTGCTAATTAATTTCAGTCCTTCATCTCACTAAATTTTGGTTCATAAGAATCAAGAATTCCACCACCCCTTGGTCTTTGTGTAAACAAAGAAAAGTAGGCTAGATAGTTTTTAGTTCCTGGAATTATAACTATACACATTGAGAATCCTTTGGCTTCATAATCTGTTGTCACAGTAAGTATTTAATTATGGATTCACTTGGCAAAAGAAACAGCTGTTTCCTTATTGTCTTTTTAGTGTTTCAGATTtgctattttttaaatccatCAAAGGAAAGCAAGTATTTATAGTTCCTTTAGTCACTCTTGAGCATTCATCAGGCTATCATTGTAAAGGGGGAATAATTTGTTGTTAAAGGCCTTTTACAGAAACCAACTTGGATAATAACCTTAAATGTTAGTGTGGTGCACCAGATTTGGTTTATCCAGCCatggaagaaaaacaaatcaagaaCCTGAGTTTACTTGTATATATATGCTGTAATGGATAGTATGTTTGCTGTAAACTGCAAGGTAAAACCTCAATAAAAGTGTACTGTACTTCTTGAtgtttattaaaaatgtatttttacaaGTTTCTGCTTGTTTTCTTGGTggttttaaatgaaatattttgaaaaatgtttctcaagtatacataaatttaaaaagacacaGTCCTATTTAAAGCTTTATAGAATAGAAACTAGAAAGGTATTAAAAAGCATGGAATTATTATTCCAGAAGTATCAAGACCCTTTATAAGGGAGCCATCGTGGACACAATTTTTCCCAACTCCTACAAAAGTTTAGATAACCACAGCCCTGGCCAACGTCTAATTCAACCTAATTGAGAGACCCAATCTTGAAGAATAGGTGTTTCTATGTTATGATGTATTTTGAGTTTTCCTTGTTCCATATCAGAAAAGATCTGTCAGAATCtgaatatttattgccaaatgaaGTGAAGCAGCATAATCTGAAGTAGAGGGAGAAGAAAGATCTGAGCTGAGACTGGAAGCAGAGTTCTAATTTTGGTCAGATATGAGTGGCTGCtcgtgttagccaagcaataaactgaACACTGATCAGACTTGGAGTTCAGAAGTTAATTTGCAGTCAGCCTGGTTTACACCATGTTTATGTTGTCTTACAGTTACCAAGAATAAACcattcctatttttaaaattcatcattTGTTTTTATCTAACTAGCCAGTTCCATCTGGGGCCCAGTTGCATCTCTTTAAGAAGAGAGTACAGTGGATAGTTTCCCAGGTGGAATAGGAAATAATTAATGCTAAGACTCATTAGAAGTTGAGTTGACAAGCTTCCCTCTGATAAGACAAAGAGCAAGATAAAAGCCTGCAGTGTTGGTTGTGACATAAGGGTTGGGAGAAGGAAAACAAATTGTACTTCACTGTACATTTTAGTACAGTGAATTTAATCTGATTGTTTTCCTAACACTTGACCAGATCTGATGACTTCAGACTCCAAGAGGGGATGCTGAACTCCTCAACTGGGAGATTCATGGAAAAAAATCTGACCCAAGTGAAGAAACAGTTCCCCCTAGACTTTATGTGCTTCTCTCCCCTCTAAGCTTGTATGGTTAGGCACTAAGGTTGAAAACATCATAAGTGCTAAAATGGAGTTAAGAAAGGCCTAAATTTTCCACCAGGTGGAACCACAGTGCCAGTGATCTTAAATGTGATAGAACAGAACAGAAATTAAAGTCCTAATGCCTTGTAGTAAATGAGGATTATCTATATCTCATCTTGAGTCAAGTGAAATTCTGTACCCTTACAAGTGATACAGAGAAAGGATGTTGAACACAAATTCACTTTATTCAGAGAACCCAGGTATGCATCAAGGAAACAAATAAA is part of the Callospermophilus lateralis isolate mCalLat2 chromosome 1, mCalLat2.hap1, whole genome shotgun sequence genome and encodes:
- the Cldn12 gene encoding claudin-12; translation: MGCRDVHAATVLSFLCGIASVAGLFAGTLLPNWRKLRLITFNRNEKNLTVYTGLWVKCARYDGSSDCLMYDPTWYSSVDQLDLRVLQFALPLSILIAMGALLLCLIGMCNTAFRSSVPNIKLAKCLVNSAGCHLVAGLLFFMAGNVSLSPSIWVIFYNIHLNKKFEPVFTFDYAVYVTIASAGGLFMTSLLLFIWYCACKSLPSPFWQPLYSHPPSMHTYSQPYSARSRLSAIEIDIPVVSHTT